AGGAGATCGGCAGCATCCTCGTGCTTAGATCCGAATATTCCCCATCCATTGAGCTTCTTCTCTGCTTTCTTCTCAAATTCCTCCGCTCTCACCAGATGATCCCCCATAACTTCCCAAATCGACTCCGATCGTATGCTTTCGATTGTTCTTTCAGATGTCGTTTCCTTTAAGAGGGTTTGCTTCGTTGCAAATGAGGGAGGAGAAATCGATCGGGAGCGAAAATTCAGACTTTACTTCGCTGGACGAAGAAGAGATTTTTCCACCGGTTTAATTGGGCCGTATATGGGCTTTTAGGCCTTCGTCTTTGTTTATGACTTGAGCCCATCTACGAAATGCCTTTTGTATTTGTTAACTAGTCTAATTTCTCCTTATCTTCTTTGCAAAATTTGTACGGCTTCGAGTTTATTTAGTTGATTATTATGTCGTTTGTTTCTGATTATGGTTAATAACGTTGCCATATCACACTTTGGCTTAAGTAATCAACCGTGTATTATGGATTTTGTAGTTTATTTGGGTCATGAAACTGGACATATACAGAAATGTTACATGCACAAGTATATTCAGAACGTTTTGTATATTCTCAGCTTACTAAACCAAATGCATTTATGTTTTCTGTTCTAATTACATGCAAAGTCCCAAAAAGTTCCTAAATTAATCTTGAGATAACCAATGACCACCTAACTAGATAGTTGATATTATTCGCGAGAGATTGATTCATATATTATAcgatataaaacaaaacaaaatagatTATTCTTAGTTCGTTTGACTGATCACGTCTTCTATTGTTTAATCGATATGCCATTTCGTTTTCGTGATCAAAAGTCTCAAAACGTCTGCTCTTAAGTTAATTTCTACACGTGAGCATATGGTTCCTGCCGCCTATGACAAATTCAAAACGAGTTTTGGGAGCTTATACTCGATTCTAAGTCCAATTAGACGAGAAGTGGTAATACACTTCTTAGCCATTTTCCCGTCTAGATACATTCTCTTCTGTAATGAAAATGAACGATTCATTGTTTCGGACAAGATCCAAGTGGGACATTGTCTGGGGGACCCATATAATACtcgtatttttttataaatgaacaataaaagaaaaaaaaattgtttataatacttatgttttgtaatagtgcacaaaaattaaaaaaaaaatacatttctttaaaaaaagtattttaaaaatataattttaaactcaGTTCAACCAATTAGACTCCTTTCAACTCGTGAATCCTGCGTCGgaacaaaaacattattttccagattatttttttgtattgtttatacGTTTTTAAGTACGTGACGAACGATCATTTGGTGATCTCAGTGATGTGATTAGCCCAGCCTGTCTGTACCGCCAATGATCAAATATCATTCTTCCGATCTTACCCCCAACAGTGAAGCCACTATGTTAGACGTCAACGGGTGTTTATGTACTTTCATTATTTCTCCCTGTGGCTATAAGAAGCCGCCTCTTCGTGTCACACattacaaacaaaaagaaaaaagaaaaaataaaataaaaatttccttCCCGCCGGCgtgtttttcaagtttctccGGCGGTGGAAAAAATGTCTCCTCCGATCAAAACTCCTCTCTTGCCAAAGCAAGAACCGTCTTCCGAGAAACATGGCTCTACCTCCGGCGTCGTTTTCAACGTGTCGACGAGTATAATCGGAGCCGGTATAATGTCGATGCCGGCGGCGTTTAAGGTTCTCGGAGTAATCCCAGCTCTTTTGATCATCACGATCATCGGTTGGCTCTCCACAATCTCTGTTGGGTTTCTTATGAAATCAACTCTCGCCGGAGAAGCGACCACGTACGCCGGAGTTATGAAAGAGTCTTTCGGAAAGACAGGTTCTGTCGCTGTGCAGGTTGCTACAATGGTTGCTACTTTTGGATGCATGGTTATCTTCTCGATCATTATAGGTAGGCTtccggttcggtttatttggttATTGGGTTTCGGTTTATTCGGCTCGGCCACAATCCCACATAAGTGAACCAAAAAACTTGGTTTGGCTTGGTTTTTGGTTAATttcgatttttaattttatttctgaaaaactgattttttttttgttttcggttAGAATacggtataattttttttaaaaaaaatcagatatgtTTTTAAACAATGAAGTAAAGGTTACAAGCTCTCATCATTGCAATGCAAAATTGCTAGAGTAAAGGTTACAGGAAGGTACAGTTTGAAAATGATTGTAGCAAGATgattaaaatcttaaacaatGAAGTGCTTCATTTTACGGGATATAACTGGATTCGAGAAGTGAACTGGTGGAAAAGTAAGTTTGAAGACATATCATTTACGTGGATCGGAAGAGAAGGGAATCAAGTGGCAGATGGTCTAGCAAAGAAAGAGATTCCAAATAACATTTCTTTTCTATATCATCATTTTGTTCCTAATTGTATTACTCATCTGTTACATTACGATCACATTCGATCTTAAAGTTAATGCAagtgaagttaaaaaaaaaaaccagatatgtttttttgttacattcagttattttggttaaattaggtttgtttggttattttggttaaattcggtttgtttggttattttggtttggttattttggtAATTCGGTAAAGTTGAATCGTTTGTTACTATACGAAGTAGTAAGAAGAGATTGCTGAGTTTGTGTTTGGTGTTTTGTCATCTCAGGAGATGTGCTCTCAGGTAATGACAATGGAGGATCTGTTCATCTTGGAGTTTTGCAAGAATGGTTTGGTTCTCACTGGTGGAACACGAGGATCTTCGCATTGTTGTTTATCTACGCCTTCGTCTTGCTTCCATTGGTCTTGTGCAGACGTGTAGAAAGACTTGCGTTTAGTTCTGCGATATCCTTTCTTCTCGCTGTGCTATTTGTCGTCATAAGCTCGGTGCTAGCGATCTCCGCCTTGATGAAAGGCCAAACAAAGAATCCGAGACTGTTTCCGGATTTAACCGATGGAGGATCGTTCTGGAATCTCTTCACAGCTTCTCCTGTTATAGTAACCGCCTTCACATTTCATTTCAACGGTAAGAATCCACCTTTGTTCAAAAAATAGCTAGGCCGTAGTTAAGAGTTTTATAGAAAATTATTAACTAGGTTGGCTTCTAGACCTGTTTTTTCTAATGCCTAAACAGATTTTTTGTAAAGGTCATTCaaaaattgtttcatttaaCCCGACAGTGTAGACGGCcacctagaccgatttttaaaaTACTGCTTACACCAAACGAGTCTTGTCTCTCTGTTTATGTCATGTTTCtgagtttgtttttgtttttttttt
The nucleotide sequence above comes from Brassica napus cultivar Da-Ae chromosome A9, Da-Ae, whole genome shotgun sequence. Encoded proteins:
- the LOC106368099 gene encoding amino acid transporter AVT6C — translated: MSPPIKTPLLPKQEPSSEKHGSTSGVVFNVSTSIIGAGIMSMPAAFKVLGVIPALLIITIIGWLSTISVGFLMKSTLAGEATTYAGVMKESFGKTGSVAVQVATMVATFGCMVIFSIIIGDVLSGNDNGGSVHLGVLQEWFGSHWWNTRIFALLFIYAFVLLPLVLCRRVERLAFSSAISFLLAVLFVVISSVLAISALMKGQTKNPRLFPDLTDGGSFWNLFTASPVIVTAFTFHFNVHPIGFELKDPLHVIPATKISVILCAAIYFATGLFGYLLFGDATMSDILVNFDQSSGSSIGSLLNDIVRLSYALHLMLVFPLMNFSLRANLDELMFPTTKAPLAKDTKRFVGLTLALLICCFLSAIAVPDIWYFFQFLGSTTTVSIAFIFPAAIVLRNVHGVSTSREKIVAAIMLVLAVATSIVAISTNLYSLTSN